A stretch of the Actinoalloteichus fjordicus genome encodes the following:
- a CDS encoding zinc-binding dehydrogenase, translated as MRALLVDRSVPGGLRIGAAPEPEPAPHQALIRVTASSLNFGEVRHLVESSPEGTVLGWDATGVVERAAADGTGPAVGAPVVTFGADGAWAERRAVDTDFIGTAPDGADLGALSTVPVAGGSALRALHRLGPILGRRVLVTGATGGVGRYTVQLARLGGAYVLAATGDPDHHGDDLRALGAHEVVSGSLEFDGQVDGVVDLVGGPQLVDAYGSLAEGGTLVSVGHVTDAGEHFPHGALYADQGRHDRSIVTFYLGACRGLAPDLTWLAARVSAGELDPQISWRGGWDRIDEAVATLLGRRLHGKAVLEIG; from the coding sequence GGTTGACCGATCGGTGCCTGGCGGACTCCGAATCGGGGCGGCTCCCGAGCCCGAGCCTGCTCCCCACCAGGCGTTGATCCGGGTGACCGCGTCCTCCCTCAACTTCGGCGAAGTGCGGCACCTCGTCGAGAGCAGCCCGGAGGGCACCGTGCTCGGCTGGGATGCCACCGGGGTCGTCGAGCGTGCCGCCGCCGACGGGACCGGTCCGGCCGTCGGTGCGCCGGTGGTGACCTTCGGCGCCGACGGGGCCTGGGCGGAGCGCCGTGCGGTGGACACGGACTTCATCGGGACTGCGCCCGACGGCGCCGACCTCGGTGCGCTCAGCACCGTTCCCGTCGCGGGCGGCAGCGCCCTGCGCGCGCTGCACCGTCTCGGCCCGATCCTCGGCAGGCGGGTGCTCGTCACCGGTGCCACCGGCGGCGTCGGCCGGTACACCGTGCAGCTCGCCCGGCTCGGCGGCGCCTACGTCCTGGCCGCCACCGGAGACCCGGACCACCACGGCGACGACCTGCGTGCCCTCGGCGCCCACGAAGTGGTGTCTGGGTCGTTGGAGTTCGACGGCCAGGTCGACGGCGTCGTGGACCTGGTGGGCGGACCGCAGCTCGTCGACGCCTACGGAAGCCTGGCCGAGGGCGGCACCCTCGTGTCGGTCGGGCACGTCACCGACGCGGGCGAGCATTTCCCGCACGGCGCCCTGTATGCGGACCAGGGCAGGCACGACCGGTCGATCGTGACGTTCTATCTCGGGGCCTGCCGAGGCCTCGCGCCCGACCTGACTTGGCTGGCCGCTCGCGTGTCGGCGGGCGAGCTGGACCCCCAGATCAGCTGGCGCGGCGGATGGGATCGGATTGACGAGGCGGTCGCCACCCTGCTCGGCCGCCGCCTGCACGGCAAGGCGGTTCTCGAGATCGGCTGA
- a CDS encoding FAD-dependent monooxygenase: protein MIDVDVVIVGAGPVGLLLAGELRRAGVRPLVLERQPQTRDIPRANGLSGQILELLRYRGLLDRFEAAGVGPAHPAPRFPFGEVHLDFTGLADPPLRGLHLPQPQLERLLDEHARELDVDIRRRQEIIGVSQDGDTVTAEVHGPDGPYQVRSRYLVGCDGARSRVRDRAGIPFPGTTYPEVNRLGQVTTPDAVAVFDDGHLDVPGLGRIRPSFIRTDRGVFGIGALTAEMLLVSTTEFEPAETDDDTPMSLTELQDSIRRVLDIDIPLGDPIRLSRYRSEARQAARYRDGRIMLAGDAAHLFPATGVGLNAGMLDAVNLAWKLAADLHGWAPPGLLDTYHDERHVAGARTMLHTQAQVALRRGQDAAAQALREVFLELFVDEQPLRRIGALISGADIRYPVPDPDHHALAGTFAPDLALHTDQGATSVAELLHSARPVLLDLADRQDLRDIARGWQHRVDVRSAEAESRPADALLIRPDAHIAWAATVDEPVDTASAGLRDALARWFGAPRETPMPVADPPA, encoded by the coding sequence GTGATCGACGTCGACGTGGTCATCGTGGGGGCGGGCCCGGTCGGTCTCCTGCTGGCCGGGGAACTGCGGCGGGCCGGAGTGCGGCCGCTGGTGTTGGAGCGACAGCCGCAGACCCGGGACATCCCGAGGGCCAACGGTCTCAGCGGTCAGATCCTGGAACTGCTGCGCTATCGAGGCTTGTTGGACCGGTTCGAAGCGGCAGGCGTCGGCCCCGCCCACCCGGCTCCCCGGTTTCCGTTCGGTGAGGTGCATCTGGACTTCACCGGCCTGGCAGACCCCCCGTTGCGGGGACTGCACCTCCCGCAACCGCAGCTCGAACGCCTGCTCGACGAACACGCCCGCGAACTCGACGTCGACATCCGCCGTCGACAGGAGATCATCGGGGTCAGTCAGGACGGCGACACGGTGACCGCGGAGGTGCACGGCCCGGACGGGCCGTACCAGGTGAGGTCCCGATATCTCGTCGGCTGCGACGGAGCACGCAGCCGGGTGCGCGACCGGGCGGGAATCCCGTTCCCCGGCACGACCTACCCCGAGGTCAACCGCCTCGGCCAGGTCACCACGCCCGATGCGGTGGCCGTGTTCGACGACGGCCACCTCGACGTCCCCGGACTCGGCCGGATTCGTCCGAGCTTCATCAGGACGGATCGTGGTGTGTTCGGCATCGGCGCGCTCACCGCCGAGATGCTGCTCGTCTCCACCACCGAGTTCGAGCCCGCCGAAACCGACGACGACACGCCGATGAGCCTGACCGAGTTGCAAGACAGCATTCGCCGCGTGCTCGACATCGACATCCCGCTGGGAGATCCGATCCGGCTGTCGCGCTATCGATCTGAGGCTCGGCAGGCCGCGCGGTACCGCGACGGGCGGATCATGCTGGCAGGCGACGCGGCCCACCTGTTCCCGGCGACGGGCGTCGGCCTCAACGCAGGCATGCTCGACGCGGTGAACCTCGCTTGGAAGCTGGCCGCGGACCTGCACGGCTGGGCGCCGCCCGGCCTGCTGGACACGTATCACGACGAACGACACGTCGCGGGCGCCCGCACGATGCTGCACACCCAGGCTCAGGTCGCCCTGCGGCGCGGACAGGACGCGGCAGCGCAGGCCTTGCGGGAGGTCTTTCTCGAACTGTTCGTCGACGAGCAGCCGTTGCGGCGCATCGGAGCCCTCATCTCGGGCGCCGACATCCGCTACCCGGTACCCGATCCGGATCACCACGCCCTGGCAGGCACCTTCGCCCCGGACCTCGCCCTGCATACCGACCAGGGCGCGACCAGCGTCGCGGAACTGCTGCACTCCGCACGGCCCGTACTCCTCGACCTCGCCGACCGCCAGGATCTCCGCGACATCGCCCGAGGCTGGCAGCATCGAGTGGACGTCCGCAGCGCCGAGGCGGAGTCACGACCGGCCGACGCCCTCCTGATCCGTCCGGACGCCCACATCGCCTGGGCCGCGACCGTCGACGAACCCGTCGACACCGCCTCGGCCGGGCTGCGGGACGCACTGGCCCGCTGGTTCGGCGCCCCACGGGAGACGCCGATGCCCGTGGCCGACCCGCCCGCCTGA
- a CDS encoding pentapeptide repeat-containing protein: MSFDGRRNLLADCANCFALCCVALPFTASKDFAITKAAGTACPNLRKDFGCGIHADLRQRGFAGCTSFDCLGAGQRVSQTTFGGRDWRAAPDTAGQMFAVLPVMRRLHELLWYLSEALTLPSAVPLRPAVRDLRDRIEGLTRGTPKELLAVDLAAQHDEVDTVLRRTSELVRAGVPGRRKSRRKADLIGARLRGADLRGADLRGTYLIAADLTDADLSSADLIGADLRDARLHGANLADSLFLTQPQVNSADGDAATRLPAILARPAHW; the protein is encoded by the coding sequence GTGTCTTTCGACGGCCGCCGCAACCTGCTGGCCGACTGCGCGAACTGCTTCGCGTTGTGCTGCGTCGCCCTGCCCTTCACCGCGTCGAAGGACTTCGCGATCACCAAGGCCGCAGGCACCGCCTGCCCGAACCTGCGGAAGGACTTCGGCTGCGGCATTCATGCCGACCTGCGACAGCGAGGCTTCGCAGGCTGCACCTCGTTCGACTGCCTCGGCGCCGGGCAGCGCGTGTCCCAGACCACCTTCGGCGGCCGAGACTGGCGAGCGGCCCCGGACACCGCCGGACAGATGTTCGCCGTGCTCCCGGTCATGCGCAGGCTTCACGAGCTGCTCTGGTATCTGTCTGAGGCGCTGACCCTGCCCTCGGCCGTACCACTCCGTCCAGCGGTCCGTGACCTGCGAGATCGCATCGAAGGTCTCACCAGAGGCACTCCGAAGGAACTGCTCGCGGTGGACTTGGCCGCGCAGCACGACGAGGTCGACACGGTGTTGCGGCGGACCAGCGAACTGGTGCGAGCGGGAGTGCCCGGCAGGCGGAAGAGCCGCCGGAAAGCCGACCTCATCGGTGCGAGACTGCGCGGCGCCGACCTGCGGGGAGCCGACCTGCGAGGGACGTATCTCATCGCCGCCGATCTGACCGACGCCGACCTGAGTTCGGCGGATCTGATCGGCGCGGATCTCCGGGACGCCCGGCTGCACGGCGCGAACCTGGCCGACAGCCTCTTCCTCACCCAACCCCAGGTCAACTCCGCCGACGGCGACGCCGCCACCCGGCTTCCCGCGATCCTCGCCCGCCCCGCGCACTGGTAG
- a CDS encoding TetR/AcrR family transcriptional regulator produces the protein MNDPALESRTRGRTQRAILSAAASVLARNRTATLPEIAEAAGVSRTTLRRYFPDRDGLISAAVEDSVEAIEQAVADAEIEQGAPAEAMRRLVAAMVSVGDRLMFLFADPQILEGHGGANGVPAPPSAPDDPVIALIERGQAEGVFDREVTPDWIQRVLWSLVYTGYEEADQGRLSRHGVTSVVIRTLENGIRVEN, from the coding sequence ATGAACGACCCGGCCTTGGAGTCGAGAACACGCGGCCGCACGCAGCGGGCCATCCTCAGTGCGGCGGCGTCGGTACTCGCGCGCAACCGCACCGCGACCCTGCCCGAGATCGCCGAGGCCGCAGGCGTCAGCCGCACGACCCTGCGCCGGTACTTCCCGGATCGTGACGGGCTGATCAGCGCAGCAGTCGAGGACTCCGTCGAGGCGATCGAGCAGGCCGTGGCCGATGCCGAGATCGAACAGGGCGCTCCTGCCGAGGCGATGCGCAGGCTCGTCGCAGCCATGGTGTCCGTCGGTGACCGGTTGATGTTCCTGTTCGCCGACCCGCAGATACTGGAGGGGCACGGCGGCGCCAACGGCGTGCCAGCGCCGCCTTCGGCACCTGACGACCCGGTCATCGCGCTTATCGAACGAGGTCAGGCCGAGGGTGTCTTCGACCGCGAGGTCACCCCCGACTGGATTCAGCGCGTCCTCTGGTCGTTGGTCTACACCGGCTACGAAGAGGCGGACCAGGGACGGCTCTCCCGACACGGGGTGACGAGCGTCGTGATCAGGACCCTGGAGAACGGCATCCGGGTCGAGAACTGA
- a CDS encoding NAD(P)H-binding protein, which yields MRILVTGGTGNIGRLVVDELLRADADEVRVLTADPVRAALPPEVEVVEGYLGRVETLPRALEGVDRMYLAPLPKTVVEVMRLAASSGVERVVDVAGGKDTWWYCIEEAVEQSGIAWTHLEPGEFMTNRLSWVDQIRDTGRVRDAYPDSAGAAIALEDIAVVAAAMLLEDGHLGRAYELTGPETISRAEMLRCIGRALGRHIPYEELSHEQAVELYAATMGEFGSWYVGGMADLVAEPHRSTTTFQDLMGRPGTTFAEWAAANADSFR from the coding sequence ATGCGAATCCTGGTGACCGGTGGAACAGGGAACATCGGCAGGCTGGTCGTCGACGAGCTGTTACGGGCGGACGCCGACGAGGTGCGGGTCCTGACCGCCGACCCGGTGCGGGCGGCCCTGCCCCCGGAGGTCGAGGTCGTCGAGGGCTACCTCGGGCGTGTCGAGACGCTGCCGAGGGCGTTGGAGGGTGTCGACCGCATGTACCTCGCGCCGCTGCCGAAGACCGTCGTCGAGGTCATGCGACTCGCCGCCTCGTCGGGCGTGGAGCGTGTCGTCGACGTGGCGGGCGGCAAGGACACCTGGTGGTACTGCATCGAGGAGGCCGTCGAACAGTCCGGGATCGCCTGGACGCATCTAGAACCGGGCGAGTTCATGACCAATCGGCTGAGCTGGGTCGACCAGATTCGCGACACGGGTCGCGTGCGGGACGCCTACCCCGACTCCGCAGGCGCTGCCATCGCGCTGGAGGACATCGCGGTCGTCGCTGCCGCCATGCTCCTGGAGGACGGACACCTGGGCAGGGCCTACGAGCTGACGGGGCCGGAGACGATCAGTCGGGCGGAGATGCTCCGCTGCATCGGGCGCGCACTCGGTCGGCACATTCCCTATGAGGAATTGTCCCACGAACAGGCGGTCGAGCTGTACGCCGCGACCATGGGCGAGTTCGGGAGCTGGTACGTCGGCGGCATGGCCGATCTCGTGGCCGAGCCTCACCGGTCCACCACCACGTTCCAAGACCTCATGGGGCGCCCCGGCACGACCTTCGCCGAGTGGGCGGCGGCCAACGCGGACTCCTTCCGCTGA
- a CDS encoding SDR family NAD(P)-dependent oxidoreductase: protein MTEIDTAVPDFRDRVVLVTGGTTGMGLATARLLLERNAHVVITGRDEGRLASAAERLSRAADDARLLTVRADSADLTDLEGLAEVIRERHGRLDGVFANAGVGAFQRAEEVSEAAFDHVVDVNFKGVFFTIQQALPLLDAAGGGSIVINASWTLHRGMAVAPVYAASKAAVHNLARTLGADLAGRNIRVNSVSPGYIVTDMFTGFAPEQAAQDAIAATVPLNRLGQSSDVAEAVAFLLSPQSSYITAQDLLVDGGLVTALPGS from the coding sequence ATGACCGAGATCGACACCGCAGTCCCCGATTTCCGCGACCGGGTAGTGCTGGTCACCGGCGGCACGACGGGCATGGGCCTGGCCACCGCGCGACTGCTGCTGGAACGCAATGCCCATGTGGTCATCACCGGCCGAGACGAGGGACGGCTCGCCTCGGCCGCCGAACGGCTGAGCCGGGCCGCCGACGACGCCCGACTCCTCACCGTGCGCGCGGACTCGGCCGACCTCACCGATCTCGAGGGCCTGGCCGAGGTCATTCGGGAGCGGCACGGCAGGCTGGACGGCGTGTTCGCCAACGCGGGGGTGGGCGCTTTCCAACGAGCCGAGGAGGTCTCCGAGGCGGCCTTCGACCACGTCGTCGACGTCAACTTCAAGGGAGTGTTCTTCACCATCCAGCAGGCGCTGCCACTGCTCGACGCGGCGGGCGGCGGCTCCATCGTGATCAACGCCTCCTGGACGCTGCATCGGGGCATGGCCGTCGCACCGGTGTACGCGGCCAGCAAGGCCGCCGTCCACAACCTGGCACGGACGCTGGGCGCCGACCTGGCAGGCCGGAACATCCGAGTCAACTCGGTCAGCCCCGGCTACATCGTCACCGACATGTTCACCGGGTTCGCCCCTGAACAGGCGGCGCAGGACGCCATCGCCGCCACCGTGCCGCTGAACCGACTCGGCCAGTCCTCGGACGTCGCCGAGGCCGTGGCCTTCCTGCTGTCCCCACAGTCCTCCTACATCACCGCCCAGGACCTTCTGGTGGACGGCGGACTGGTCACCGCGCTGCCCGGCTCCTGA
- a CDS encoding helix-turn-helix transcriptional regulator has protein sequence MNSASTMGEFLRARRSGLSPDVVSLPSIGGRRRVSGLRREEIAQLAGVSVDYYTRMEQGRVANPSDAVLDALARALRLDAEETRHLHRLARPQSSARRTARRRTVPQTVRPMLRRLLDELVDVPAVIRGRRMDVLAWNDAACALFGDFAELDPADRNIARMTFLNPESRRLYADWTACARENVAYLHMEAGLHPDDPQLAGLIGELSMKSEDFRRWWAQHPVQDGTSGIKRFHHPVAGELTLEYETLRAAGDPSQALLMYAAEPGSPSHDALRLLLAWAVPEAACAPEASSRSGFDTRRAEEL, from the coding sequence ATGAACAGCGCGTCGACCATGGGCGAGTTCTTACGTGCCCGGCGTTCCGGACTGAGCCCCGACGTCGTCTCCCTGCCGAGCATCGGGGGGCGACGTCGGGTCTCGGGGCTTCGCCGCGAGGAGATCGCCCAGCTCGCCGGGGTCAGCGTCGACTACTACACCCGTATGGAACAGGGCCGGGTGGCCAATCCATCGGATGCCGTCCTCGACGCGCTCGCTCGCGCCCTGCGATTGGACGCGGAGGAGACCCGGCATCTGCACCGACTCGCCAGGCCGCAGTCGTCCGCCAGAAGGACCGCTCGCCGCAGAACCGTGCCGCAGACGGTGCGCCCCATGCTCCGACGGCTGCTTGACGAACTGGTGGACGTGCCCGCGGTGATCCGCGGCCGCCGGATGGACGTCCTGGCCTGGAACGACGCCGCCTGTGCGCTGTTCGGCGACTTCGCCGAGCTGGACCCGGCCGACCGCAACATCGCCCGCATGACCTTTCTGAATCCCGAGTCCCGTCGGCTGTACGCGGACTGGACGGCCTGCGCTCGCGAGAACGTGGCATACCTGCACATGGAGGCAGGTCTGCATCCCGACGACCCGCAGCTGGCGGGCCTGATCGGCGAGCTCTCCATGAAGAGCGAGGACTTCCGCCGCTGGTGGGCCCAACACCCCGTGCAGGACGGCACCTCGGGCATCAAACGGTTCCACCATCCGGTGGCAGGCGAGCTGACACTGGAGTACGAGACCCTGCGCGCGGCGGGCGACCCGAGTCAGGCGCTGCTCATGTACGCCGCCGAACCGGGCAGCCCCTCGCACGACGCCCTGCGGCTGCTGCTCGCCTGGGCCGTTCCGGAAGCTGCCTGCGCCCCTGAGGCGTCGAGCCGGTCGGGGTTTGACACAAGGCGAGCAGAGGAGCTCTAA
- a CDS encoding nitroreductase/quinone reductase family protein, giving the protein MSSSSPGDSVTRDSFHDSVITEFRANGGTVGGPLAGGDLLLLTTTGARTGSESTVPLGYVRDGDRLLVVGSNLGAPRHPAWYHNLLAHPSVRVEIGTETFEAIAVPAEGARRERLFRQVVAAVPGYRDYQDRTTRPLPVVVLERGDAHSAEHTGDGSPRGITTLADKLLAVHAWLRGQLRHLVAETDAHLAARAAHQGPGAPPAPGLGMQIRQHCLAFCETLEFHHTSEDAHVLPAIAEHQPQLRAAVDRLREEHRTVRRIKEEILTLLTEIGTTDARRFRTELDRMSRELIAHLDYEEETVLPILAAIPLPGR; this is encoded by the coding sequence ATGTCCAGCTCCTCCCCCGGTGACTCCGTCACCCGAGACTCCTTCCACGACTCCGTCATCACCGAGTTCCGCGCGAACGGCGGCACGGTCGGCGGCCCCTTGGCGGGCGGCGACCTGTTGTTGCTGACCACCACCGGAGCACGAACCGGCAGTGAGTCGACCGTCCCCCTCGGCTATGTGCGGGACGGCGACCGGCTGCTGGTCGTCGGCTCCAACCTCGGCGCGCCCCGCCATCCGGCCTGGTATCACAACCTGCTCGCTCATCCGTCGGTCCGAGTGGAGATCGGCACCGAGACGTTCGAGGCGATCGCGGTCCCGGCAGAAGGCGCACGGCGCGAGCGTCTGTTTCGGCAGGTCGTGGCGGCGGTGCCGGGCTATCGCGACTATCAGGACCGCACCACCCGCCCGCTGCCGGTCGTGGTGTTGGAACGCGGCGACGCGCACTCGGCCGAGCACACCGGCGACGGGAGTCCTCGCGGGATCACCACCCTCGCCGACAAGCTCCTGGCAGTCCACGCGTGGCTTCGCGGCCAGTTGCGGCACCTTGTCGCCGAGACCGACGCACACCTCGCCGCGCGCGCAGCCCACCAGGGGCCGGGCGCGCCGCCCGCGCCCGGACTCGGCATGCAGATCCGACAGCACTGCCTGGCCTTCTGCGAGACGCTGGAGTTCCATCACACCAGTGAGGACGCGCATGTCCTCCCCGCCATCGCCGAGCATCAGCCGCAGTTGCGCGCGGCCGTGGACCGTCTTCGGGAGGAACACCGGACGGTCCGCCGCATCAAGGAGGAGATCCTCACCCTGCTGACCGAGATAGGCACGACCGACGCCCGCCGGTTCCGCACGGAGCTGGACCGCATGTCACGAGAGTTGATCGCGCACCTGGACTACGAGGAGGAGACCGTGCTTCCCATCCTGGCCGCGATTCCGCTGCCGGGGCGCTAG
- a CDS encoding CGNR zinc finger domain-containing protein → MRAPASLRPDCVLHFHDVSRSGDRRWCSMAVCGNRFQARRHSSRLRER, encoded by the coding sequence GTGCGGGCGCCAGCGTCGCTTCGCCCGGACTGCGTCCTGCACTTCCACGACGTCTCCCGCTCGGGCGATCGACGCTGGTGTTCCATGGCCGTGTGTGGAAACCGCTTCCAGGCGCGACGGCACAGCTCCCGGCTCCGTGAACGCTGA
- a CDS encoding coiled-coil domain-containing protein encodes MTTQELPETTTATSSEAAAKTNTCNYPGCERAVHRGAGPGRPSEYCDLAEHTRWRAWRERQRLSQEGNDVTSNVTVTKQAGPVTAAKIRADDLLTQFRGLATQVSKTMQQAVAELNTLADPGVAEEQIQATQADATRRIAEAESGIAEAERRRRAAEKDRTEAMAAADDASAAAEQAERAAEIAQDELRDLQGRMEAAIRQAAADVEAARNEAEVETARIRRAADERVEGIREAAVRDTEQARRAAAQEITEARRLAAEEIAEERAAREQAVVRAERAEVSAQQAEQTASDARTEVERVRAELADARRLATTEAERLHAEAADQRADLLRAAADARTAAEERLRAFEEVRALALARAERAEAQLDALTEQLRRAGEAAAETN; translated from the coding sequence ATGACCACGCAGGAGCTCCCCGAGACCACGACGGCGACGTCGAGCGAGGCAGCCGCCAAGACGAACACCTGCAACTATCCCGGCTGTGAGCGCGCGGTGCATCGAGGCGCGGGACCCGGCAGACCGTCGGAGTACTGCGATCTTGCGGAGCACACCCGGTGGCGGGCCTGGCGAGAGCGACAGCGGCTCTCCCAGGAGGGGAACGACGTCACGAGTAACGTCACCGTGACGAAACAGGCTGGACCGGTCACCGCCGCGAAGATCAGGGCTGATGACCTGCTGACGCAGTTTCGCGGGTTGGCGACCCAGGTCAGCAAGACCATGCAGCAGGCCGTGGCCGAGCTGAACACCCTGGCCGACCCCGGAGTCGCCGAAGAGCAGATTCAGGCGACGCAGGCCGACGCGACCCGGCGGATCGCCGAGGCCGAATCGGGTATCGCCGAGGCCGAGCGGCGTCGGCGGGCCGCAGAGAAGGACCGCACCGAGGCCATGGCCGCTGCCGACGACGCGAGCGCCGCCGCGGAGCAGGCGGAACGTGCCGCCGAGATCGCCCAGGACGAGCTGCGCGACCTGCAGGGCCGCATGGAAGCGGCGATCCGGCAGGCCGCAGCCGATGTCGAGGCGGCGCGGAACGAGGCCGAGGTGGAGACCGCCCGAATCCGCCGAGCGGCCGACGAGCGAGTAGAAGGCATCCGCGAAGCGGCCGTGCGCGACACCGAGCAGGCCCGCCGCGCCGCCGCTCAGGAGATCACCGAGGCGAGGCGGCTCGCCGCCGAGGAGATCGCGGAGGAGCGCGCCGCCCGAGAGCAGGCCGTGGTGCGCGCAGAGCGAGCAGAGGTGTCCGCTCAACAGGCCGAGCAGACGGCGAGCGATGCCCGCACCGAGGTGGAGCGAGTCCGAGCCGAGCTCGCCGATGCTCGGCGACTCGCCACGACCGAGGCCGAGCGACTGCACGCGGAGGCCGCCGACCAACGCGCCGACCTGCTGCGGGCCGCTGCCGACGCCCGCACCGCCGCCGAAGAACGGCTGCGAGCCTTCGAGGAGGTCCGCGCCCTCGCGTTGGCGCGCGCCGAACGCGCCGAGGCTCAGCTCGACGCGCTGACCGAGCAGTTGCGGCGAGCAGGCGAGGCCGCTGCGGAGACGAACTGA
- a CDS encoding GNAT family N-acetyltransferase, which translates to MPTDALSWVGRKVRLRQIVPADRRTLTGFDRDSTRSPASQIGGYRHWAEHRTAPSDSGDDFRFAIETLYGRMLVGSMSAVQTDAASGRFSYGIGIGTAHRRCGYAGDAITVLLNFMFGRRRYQKCEVSIYGGNLASLSLHSGLGFREEGRPRDTELLRGEVKYPVLMGITAHEFAVRHPHGTTSAPSDQSRRGRHSRTRRRGRHWRGQDSG; encoded by the coding sequence ATGCCGACAGATGCGTTGAGCTGGGTCGGGCGCAAAGTACGCCTGCGCCAGATCGTCCCCGCCGACCGCCGTACCTTGACGGGTTTCGATCGAGACTCGACTCGCAGCCCCGCTTCGCAGATCGGCGGATACCGGCACTGGGCGGAGCATCGGACCGCGCCCTCCGATTCGGGCGACGACTTCCGGTTCGCGATCGAGACCCTCTACGGCCGGATGCTGGTCGGGTCGATGTCCGCCGTCCAGACGGACGCCGCGTCGGGTCGGTTCAGCTACGGCATCGGCATCGGGACCGCACATCGGCGCTGTGGTTACGCGGGCGACGCCATCACCGTGTTGCTCAACTTCATGTTCGGCAGGCGCCGTTACCAGAAGTGCGAGGTCAGCATCTACGGCGGCAACCTCGCCTCCCTGTCGCTCCACAGCGGACTCGGCTTCCGCGAAGAGGGCAGGCCGCGAGACACCGAACTGCTGCGCGGCGAGGTGAAGTATCCGGTGCTGATGGGCATCACGGCTCACGAGTTCGCAGTCCGCCACCCCCACGGCACGACATCCGCACCGTCGGACCAGTCCCGACGCGGCAGGCATTCACGGACGCGCCGCCGCGGCCGACACTGGCGCGGCCAAGACTCCGGCTGA
- a CDS encoding M23 family metallopeptidase has translation MPRTTLNGQFTTPATPERTTAEASRTTRFSRRGAGKAVIASALAGAFLLGGQPMLAGAAEDGGPDNFVEVQSTESVLPAFYDNPARGLTSLVNETKAEADRVAAEEAAAAEAAARPDFVKPAEGTFTSGFGGRWGTTHYGVDIANSIGTPVVAATEGTVINAGPATGFGQWVRVQAPDGTITVYGHVESFTAAVGQQVAAGEQIATVGNRGQSTGPHLHFEVQVGGQKIDPQPWLAERGITLQ, from the coding sequence ATGCCCCGTACCACTCTGAACGGGCAGTTCACCACCCCGGCGACCCCGGAGCGCACGACCGCTGAAGCTTCCCGCACGACCCGGTTCTCCCGTCGCGGCGCAGGTAAGGCCGTGATCGCCTCCGCGCTGGCGGGTGCGTTCCTGTTGGGTGGCCAGCCGATGCTGGCCGGTGCCGCCGAGGACGGCGGTCCCGACAACTTCGTGGAGGTCCAGAGCACGGAGTCGGTGCTGCCCGCGTTTTATGACAATCCCGCTCGTGGTTTGACGTCGTTGGTGAATGAGACCAAGGCGGAGGCTGATCGGGTGGCGGCGGAGGAGGCTGCGGCTGCGGAGGCGGCGGCGCGTCCTGATTTCGTGAAGCCTGCGGAGGGCACGTTCACCTCTGGTTTCGGTGGTCGGTGGGGCACCACGCATTACGGTGTCGACATCGCCAACTCGATTGGTACGCCGGTGGTGGCGGCCACCGAGGGCACCGTGATCAACGCGGGCCCGGCCACGGGCTTCGGCCAGTGGGTGCGGGTGCAGGCGCCGGACGGCACGATCACCGTCTACGGCCATGTGGAGTCGTTCACCGCTGCGGTGGGCCAGCAGGTGGCCGCGGGCGAGCAGATCGCCACGGTCGGCAACCGGGGCCAGTCCACCGGCCCGCACCTGCACTTCGAGGTCCAGGTCGGCGGTCAGAAGATCGACCCCCAGCCCTGGCTCGCCGAGCGCGGCATCACCCTCCAGTAA